In one window of Tellurirhabdus rosea DNA:
- a CDS encoding peptidoglycan DD-metalloendopeptidase family protein gives MRKLAVWWLLASFVCCGTVTTVQAQERGKFKNNVRIKPKSNPNSPSAEPAPKPEEEFEQETSSLRFNSQFEPKKEVNPVVAEDTTEIDEGEVSVVEIVDSVQVGDDWVKIADYYAVWDSRSVDPYGIDPLDFDEVIDIKLYDETQNHFWSMPLTKNEITSIFGPRWGRWHKGVDLDLETGDPVYATFDGIVRVVGWDGNGFGRFVLVRHYNGLETVYGHLSKALVETGQLIKSGDQIGLGGNTGRSTGSHLHYETRYEGNPFSPMHLYDFPQNRLISDHFILTSNVWDYLRGRGGDLTGFKPKVKRTVLHKVRSGETLTSIARRYGMTASTLARKNHLSTRSRIRPGQKLRVH, from the coding sequence ATGAGAAAACTGGCAGTCTGGTGGCTGTTGGCCAGCTTTGTATGTTGTGGAACCGTAACCACTGTACAGGCACAGGAACGCGGAAAGTTTAAAAACAACGTTCGCATCAAGCCCAAATCGAATCCAAATTCACCGTCGGCTGAACCGGCCCCAAAACCGGAAGAGGAGTTTGAACAGGAAACGTCCAGTCTCCGCTTCAACAGCCAGTTCGAACCGAAGAAGGAAGTGAATCCGGTGGTGGCTGAAGATACGACCGAGATCGACGAAGGCGAAGTGAGCGTAGTGGAGATCGTCGATTCGGTGCAGGTCGGCGACGACTGGGTCAAAATTGCCGATTACTACGCGGTCTGGGACTCCCGCTCGGTAGACCCCTACGGCATCGACCCGCTTGATTTTGACGAGGTTATCGATATTAAACTTTACGACGAGACCCAGAACCATTTCTGGTCCATGCCGCTGACAAAAAACGAAATCACCTCCATATTCGGGCCGCGCTGGGGCCGTTGGCACAAAGGCGTGGATTTGGATCTGGAAACCGGCGACCCGGTATACGCTACCTTTGACGGCATTGTTCGCGTGGTGGGCTGGGACGGCAACGGCTTCGGCCGGTTTGTGCTCGTACGCCACTACAACGGCCTCGAAACCGTGTACGGGCACCTGTCAAAAGCGCTCGTCGAAACCGGCCAACTGATCAAATCAGGCGACCAGATTGGGTTGGGCGGTAACACAGGACGCAGTACCGGCTCGCACCTCCACTATGAAACCCGGTACGAAGGCAACCCCTTCAGTCCCATGCATCTCTACGATTTCCCGCAGAACAGGCTTATTTCCGACCACTTCATCCTGACTTCAAATGTTTGGGATTACCTTCGTGGCCGCGGAGGCGACCTGACGGGTTTCAAGCCGAAAGTGAAGCGGACGGTTCTCCATAAAGTCCGTTCCGGCGAAACGCTGACCAGCATTGCCCGTCGCTACGGCATGACCGCCTCGACCCTGGCGAGGAAAAATCACCTCAGCACCCGCAGCCGCATCCGGCCGGGCCAGAAGCTGAGGGTACACTAA
- the trxB gene encoding thioredoxin-disulfide reductase: MTTENVNCLIIGSGPAGYTAAIYASRAGMKPVLYQGAQPGGQLTITTEVDNFPGYPEGVQGPQMMMDFEAQARRFGTDIRYGVVTAVDFSGYPHKAIVDDQHEITANVVIISTGASAKWLGLPSEMRLNGHGVSACAVCDGFFFRGQDVAIVGAGDTAAEEASYLANLCRKVYMIVRRDEMRASKFMQNRVKSLPNVEILWNTETQEVLGDNEVVGARVKNAVTGEERILDVKGFFVAIGHKPNTDLFKSYLDMDESGYLLTEKGSTRTNIPGVFACGDVQDTIYRQAVTAAGTGCMAALDAERFLAMKEMELHEVQTA; this comes from the coding sequence ATGACCACCGAAAACGTCAATTGCCTAATCATAGGGTCCGGCCCGGCCGGTTATACTGCCGCTATTTATGCATCCCGCGCGGGCATGAAACCCGTTCTTTATCAGGGAGCCCAGCCGGGCGGCCAGCTTACCATCACGACGGAAGTCGATAATTTCCCCGGTTATCCCGAGGGTGTTCAGGGTCCACAGATGATGATGGATTTTGAGGCTCAGGCCCGGCGTTTCGGCACGGACATCCGCTACGGCGTGGTCACGGCGGTCGACTTCTCGGGGTATCCTCACAAAGCGATCGTGGACGATCAGCACGAAATCACGGCCAACGTCGTCATCATTTCGACCGGCGCTTCGGCCAAATGGCTGGGTCTGCCGTCGGAAATGCGGTTGAACGGGCACGGCGTTTCGGCCTGCGCCGTTTGTGACGGCTTTTTCTTCCGGGGTCAGGATGTAGCCATCGTCGGAGCCGGAGATACGGCTGCCGAAGAAGCCAGCTACCTCGCCAACCTCTGCCGCAAGGTTTACATGATCGTCCGCCGCGACGAGATGCGCGCCTCCAAATTCATGCAGAACCGGGTCAAATCGCTGCCCAACGTCGAAATTCTGTGGAACACGGAAACGCAGGAGGTGCTGGGTGACAATGAAGTCGTGGGCGCCCGCGTTAAAAATGCGGTGACCGGCGAGGAGCGCATTCTCGACGTCAAAGGCTTTTTCGTGGCGATTGGACACAAGCCGAATACCGACCTGTTCAAGTCATATCTGGACATGGACGAGAGCGGCTACCTCCTTACGGAAAAAGGAAGCACCCGCACCAACATCCCCGGCGTCTTCGCCTGCGGCGACGTGCAGGACACCATCTACCGCCAGGCCGTGACGGCCGCTGGTACGGGCTGTATGGCGGCCCTCGACGCCGAACGTTTTCTGGCCATGAAAGAAATGGAACTGCACGAAGTGCAGACAGCATAA
- a CDS encoding OmpA family protein, which yields MIVGLAVPGFGQEALSTSNKKALDFYNRAMENFAQRRTEETIQLLNKAIEQDTAFTEAHLKLGQVYEYARRPELALQTYQRAIRQQPGKPATGLAYQFVGTYLLKKGQYGQALTYLDKFGTFFTPQSSQGKRVERLRQTALFGQQAIQNPLPVKPRPLPAAVQAFPSQYFPVLTADEQTLVFTVLKPEGDEDLMVATQQAETWSAPSPLSERINTPRNEGTPSLSADGRTLVFTACNERNGLGSCDLYISRKTGTEWSAPQNLGPSVNTRFWDSQPALSADGRRLFFVSDRPGGVGRRDIWCSQLGNDGQWQTPFNLKNINTAFDEASPFIHANGQTLFFASDGHIGMGGYDLFIADSTATGWSNPQNLGYPINTADDQAALFVAANGTRAYYSHEESGDVQRSKLYVFDLPASIREKIRPVSYLKGVIADAGTKKPLGATIELIDLETNKVISRVQSDAETGQYTAVLPSGGEYALYVNVPGYLFKSLSFDFKQKREGEGLNLSVPLEPIRSAGRETLNNIFFESGRFGLAEKSRVELDRLAQFMEQNPTVKVEISGHTDDRGDAAANLELSRKRAQSVVSFLVKAGIGPERIRSAGYGETKPLVPNSSEENRQQNRRIEWRIL from the coding sequence ATGATAGTGGGGCTGGCCGTGCCAGGCTTTGGACAGGAAGCGCTTTCCACCAGCAATAAAAAAGCCCTCGATTTCTATAACCGGGCGATGGAGAACTTTGCTCAGCGCCGGACCGAGGAGACCATCCAGCTGCTGAACAAAGCCATCGAGCAGGACACCGCCTTTACCGAGGCGCATCTGAAACTGGGTCAGGTTTACGAGTACGCCCGTCGGCCCGAGTTGGCCCTGCAAACCTACCAGCGGGCCATCCGCCAGCAGCCCGGCAAACCGGCTACGGGATTGGCCTATCAGTTCGTCGGGACGTACCTGCTGAAAAAAGGTCAGTACGGCCAGGCCCTGACGTATCTGGATAAATTCGGAACCTTCTTCACGCCCCAGTCTTCGCAGGGAAAACGCGTCGAACGGCTTCGGCAGACGGCCCTTTTCGGTCAGCAGGCCATTCAGAATCCGCTTCCGGTCAAGCCCCGGCCGCTGCCCGCCGCAGTGCAGGCGTTTCCCTCCCAGTATTTCCCGGTGCTGACGGCCGATGAGCAGACGCTGGTCTTTACGGTTCTGAAACCGGAAGGCGATGAAGACCTCATGGTGGCTACCCAGCAGGCCGAAACTTGGAGCGCCCCGAGTCCGCTTTCGGAACGGATCAACACGCCCCGGAACGAAGGAACCCCTTCCCTCTCGGCCGACGGTCGAACGCTGGTTTTCACCGCCTGCAACGAACGGAACGGCCTCGGCAGCTGCGACCTGTACATTTCCCGGAAAACCGGCACCGAATGGTCGGCCCCGCAAAACCTCGGCCCATCGGTTAATACCCGCTTTTGGGATTCCCAGCCCGCCCTGTCGGCCGACGGTCGGCGGCTCTTTTTTGTTTCCGACCGGCCGGGCGGAGTTGGCCGGCGGGATATCTGGTGCAGCCAGCTGGGCAACGACGGCCAGTGGCAAACGCCCTTTAATCTCAAAAACATCAACACCGCCTTCGACGAAGCCTCCCCGTTTATCCACGCCAACGGGCAAACGCTCTTCTTCGCTTCGGACGGGCATATCGGCATGGGCGGTTACGATCTGTTCATCGCCGACAGCACGGCCACGGGCTGGTCGAATCCGCAGAATCTGGGATATCCCATCAATACCGCCGACGACCAGGCGGCCCTATTTGTAGCCGCCAACGGGACCCGGGCGTACTACTCGCACGAAGAGTCGGGCGATGTCCAGCGCTCGAAACTGTACGTTTTTGATCTGCCCGCCTCGATTCGGGAAAAGATCAGACCGGTCAGTTACCTGAAAGGCGTCATCGCCGATGCGGGCACCAAAAAGCCGCTTGGGGCCACAATTGAACTGATCGATCTGGAGACCAACAAGGTCATCAGCCGCGTCCAGTCGGATGCCGAGACCGGGCAGTACACCGCCGTTCTGCCCTCGGGCGGAGAATATGCCCTGTACGTCAACGTTCCGGGGTATCTGTTCAAAAGCCTTTCCTTCGATTTCAAGCAGAAACGGGAAGGCGAAGGGCTGAACCTGAGCGTACCGCTGGAGCCGATCCGGTCGGCGGGTCGGGAAACGTTGAACAACATCTTTTTCGAGAGCGGCCGTTTTGGACTGGCCGAAAAGTCCCGCGTGGAACTTGACCGATTGGCACAGTTTATGGAACAGAACCCTACGGTAAAGGTCGAGATTTCGGGCCATACCGATGACCGGGGCGATGCCGCTGCCAATCTGGAATTATCCCGGAAACGGGCCCAGTCCGTGGTCTCCTTCCTGGTCAAAGCGGGCATCGGCCCCGAGCGCATCCGGTCGGCCGGTTACGGCGAAACCAAACCGCTTGTCCCGAACAGTTCGGAGGAAAACCGGCAGCAAAATCGCCGGATTGAATGGCGGATTCTCTGA
- a CDS encoding 7-carboxy-7-deazaguanine synthase QueE — protein sequence MNQVLNQQTETGTVTLPVMESFYTLQGEGAHTGRAAYFIRLGGCDVGCHWCDVKESWDVNAHPHYPIDEIVRGALHYPGRMAVITGGEPLMHDLTNLTAALRTAGFRTNIETSGVYPVTGSWDWICFSPKKFKQPNPDIYAKADELKVIIYNKSDFAFAESFAALMRPDCRLFLQPEWSRSNEMLPLIVDYVKAHPQWQVSLQTHKYMDIP from the coding sequence ATGAACCAAGTGCTGAATCAACAAACCGAAACTGGGACCGTCACGCTGCCCGTCATGGAATCGTTCTATACGCTGCAGGGCGAAGGAGCGCATACCGGCCGGGCGGCCTACTTCATCCGCCTCGGCGGCTGCGACGTGGGCTGTCACTGGTGCGACGTAAAGGAATCCTGGGACGTCAATGCGCACCCGCATTACCCGATTGACGAAATTGTGCGGGGGGCTCTGCACTACCCCGGTCGCATGGCCGTCATTACCGGCGGCGAACCGCTCATGCACGACCTGACGAATCTGACCGCGGCCCTCCGGACGGCCGGATTCAGGACCAATATCGAAACCTCGGGCGTTTATCCGGTTACCGGGTCCTGGGACTGGATCTGTTTTTCGCCCAAGAAGTTCAAGCAGCCCAATCCGGACATTTACGCGAAAGCCGACGAGTTAAAGGTAATCATCTATAACAAATCCGACTTTGCCTTTGCCGAGTCGTTTGCCGCCCTGATGCGCCCCGACTGCCGACTCTTTTTGCAGCCGGAATGGAGCCGTTCAAACGAAATGCTGCCGCTCATCGTTGACTATGTAAAAGCACATCCGCAATGGCAGGTTTCGTTGCAAACGCACAAATACATGGATATTCCCTAA
- a CDS encoding sulfatase family protein — MRKCLWLTVPGALIVSVFLSAFLFRSSAVSSPNILFIMADDLGYGDVSAYRASGGAADVQTPHIDSILNAGIRFTNFYANSPVCSPSRAALLSGRWPERVGVPGVIRDEVWDSWGYLAPGLLLPDYLRKAGYHTALVGKWHLGLESPNLPNERGFDEFYGLLEGMMDDYTAKRRHNQNFLRHNRQTIDPPGHATDVFTDEAIRYLNGRKSARKPYFLYLAYTAPHDPLQPPAAFLERVRQRNPNGDPQRAKLIALIEHMDVCIGRVLATLKANGQLQNTLIVFTSDNGGWGPGKASNGPFRGVKGQLYEGGIRIPAGVCWPGKIAPNQLSDTRLQLMDWMPTFLELSGTRAAPPVDARSFLTVLTGQESARSESAGLESRPLFFVRREGQDTYKGLAVQAVRLGDWKLLQPTPFSPYELYNLRNDPKETTNLVNEEKSKRDELVKLLMEHIRRGGAVPWQKNSD; from the coding sequence ATGAGAAAATGTCTATGGCTAACCGTTCCCGGGGCCTTAATAGTTTCCGTCTTTCTGTCTGCATTCCTCTTTCGGAGTTCCGCCGTTTCCAGCCCCAACATCCTGTTCATCATGGCGGACGATCTGGGATACGGCGACGTGTCGGCCTACCGGGCTTCCGGGGGCGCAGCGGATGTGCAGACGCCTCATATCGACAGCATCCTGAACGCGGGCATCCGGTTTACCAATTTTTACGCGAATAGTCCGGTCTGCTCCCCCAGCCGGGCGGCCCTGCTTTCCGGCCGCTGGCCCGAACGGGTGGGCGTGCCGGGCGTCATCCGCGACGAAGTATGGGATAGCTGGGGCTATCTGGCACCGGGCCTGCTGCTGCCGGATTACCTCCGGAAGGCCGGTTACCATACCGCTCTGGTCGGCAAATGGCACCTCGGTCTGGAAAGCCCCAACCTGCCCAACGAACGCGGCTTCGATGAATTTTACGGCCTGCTGGAAGGGATGATGGATGATTACACGGCCAAGCGGCGGCATAACCAGAACTTCCTCCGGCACAACCGACAGACAATCGACCCGCCCGGCCACGCCACGGACGTGTTTACCGACGAAGCGATTCGGTATCTCAACGGCCGGAAATCGGCGCGTAAGCCCTATTTCCTGTACCTCGCCTACACGGCCCCGCACGATCCGCTTCAGCCGCCCGCGGCTTTTCTGGAACGTGTTCGTCAGCGCAACCCGAACGGAGACCCGCAGCGGGCGAAACTGATCGCCCTGATTGAGCACATGGACGTCTGCATCGGGCGGGTGCTGGCGACGCTGAAGGCAAACGGACAGCTACAGAATACGCTGATCGTCTTTACGAGCGACAACGGGGGATGGGGGCCGGGCAAGGCCAGCAACGGCCCGTTCCGTGGCGTGAAGGGACAGCTTTACGAAGGCGGCATCCGCATTCCGGCGGGCGTCTGCTGGCCGGGGAAAATTGCGCCGAATCAGCTGTCGGACACCCGGCTTCAGCTGATGGACTGGATGCCTACCTTTTTGGAGCTTTCCGGGACCAGAGCCGCGCCGCCGGTGGACGCCCGTTCGTTTCTAACAGTGTTAACCGGCCAGGAAAGCGCCAGAAGCGAATCTGCCGGGCTGGAAAGCCGACCGCTCTTTTTTGTACGCCGCGAAGGGCAGGATACCTACAAAGGACTGGCGGTGCAGGCGGTACGACTGGGCGACTGGAAGCTGCTGCAGCCCACGCCCTTTTCGCCCTATGAACTCTACAACCTCCGGAATGACCCGAAAGAAACGACCAATCTGGTCAACGAAGAAAAGAGTAAACGCGATGAACTGGTGAAGCTGCTGATGGAGCACATTCGCCGGGGAGGAGCGGTGCCCTGGCAGAAAAATTCGGACTGA
- a CDS encoding head GIN domain-containing protein, with amino-acid sequence MKSVPFLTSLAMAISCLSVQAQTVTKQFDVNKFDRIDVGSSIDVTVRQGNFNVEVDLPSGETKYLDLKTENGVLVARFKRPAGEWMSSVTRKSPHLTVTMPTLKAVTLSGASDGNISGFRNLDEVNIQLSGASDLIMKDVAARRIRLKAQGASDVSLSGSADYLEAEMSGSSDLSAGNLVADEVVVRAQGSSDATVNARRKVSKYARGGSDIVVRGQPREVVSEKVD; translated from the coding sequence ATGAAATCTGTACCTTTTTTGACCTCGCTGGCGATGGCAATCAGCTGTCTTTCTGTCCAGGCGCAGACCGTAACCAAACAATTCGATGTGAACAAGTTTGACCGGATCGACGTCGGCAGTTCTATCGACGTGACGGTTCGGCAGGGAAATTTTAACGTGGAGGTGGACCTGCCCTCCGGCGAAACCAAATACCTCGATTTAAAGACCGAAAACGGCGTTCTGGTGGCCCGTTTCAAACGCCCGGCGGGCGAATGGATGTCGTCGGTGACCCGGAAGAGTCCGCATTTGACCGTGACGATGCCGACGCTGAAGGCTGTTACGCTGTCGGGCGCTTCGGACGGTAACATCAGCGGCTTCCGGAATCTGGACGAAGTAAACATTCAGCTTTCGGGGGCTTCGGACCTAATAATGAAGGATGTAGCGGCCCGGCGTATTCGCCTGAAAGCGCAGGGCGCTTCGGATGTGTCGCTTTCGGGAAGCGCGGATTACCTGGAGGCGGAAATGTCCGGTTCCTCGGACCTGTCGGCGGGGAATCTGGTAGCGGATGAGGTGGTGGTCCGGGCGCAGGGCTCAAGCGATGCGACAGTCAACGCCCGGCGAAAAGTCTCCAAATATGCGCGCGGCGGGTCCGACATCGTGGTGCGCGGGCAGCCCAGAGAAGTTGTGTCTGAAAAAGTGGACTAG
- a CDS encoding FKBP-type peptidyl-prolyl cis-trans isomerase, translating into MAQAKAGDSVQVHYTGRLTDGTVFDSSEGRDPLQFVVGSGMVIKGFDDAVEGMEIGESKTVHVPVEDAYGSASPDLIFEFDRQVIPDDIPLEVGTPLNMHQEGEAQVIPVIVRSVSETHVVLDANSPLAGHDLVFDIKLVGVN; encoded by the coding sequence ATGGCGCAAGCAAAAGCCGGGGACTCGGTGCAGGTGCACTATACCGGAAGATTGACCGACGGAACGGTTTTCGATTCGTCAGAGGGCCGCGACCCGCTTCAGTTCGTGGTGGGCAGCGGGATGGTCATCAAGGGATTTGACGATGCCGTGGAAGGAATGGAAATTGGCGAGAGCAAAACGGTGCATGTTCCGGTGGAGGACGCTTACGGCTCGGCCAGCCCGGATCTGATCTTTGAATTTGACCGGCAGGTGATTCCGGACGATATTCCGCTGGAAGTGGGAACGCCCCTGAACATGCACCAGGAAGGAGAAGCGCAGGTGATTCCGGTCATTGTCCGGTCGGTTTCCGAAACGCACGTGGTTCTGGACGCCAACTCGCCACTGGCCGGACACGATCTGGTGTTTGATATCAAACTGGTCGGCGTGAATTAA
- a CDS encoding right-handed parallel beta-helix repeat-containing protein, translating into MKTNPYAFSILPSSFTAPAIKLLFFVAAAAALLTGCKKETEPVEPAGAVTANAGPDQNVQVGQTVTVDGSASADSKGKPLTYQWTLIRKPAKSTLTLAAANAVKATFRPDEVGEYELELAVSSATGKSSDKVIVTASVAEPLAINASITVKTTLVDRVLNPELPDYIVTKSIDVNHELTINPGVVIAFERDVRLNINDNGGLVIAKGEADNKIKFVGVQKTKGYWVGIANYSGSNANVFEHTEFMHTGSRPIYSTTKSAFFMSARSQVTFKNCLFSQNDGYGLFVYEGGILREFSKNAFTNHTEAGILLDAANVATLDAASTFTGGNGRNVVEITNSGILKGTSEIVWAGFADKTPYRINGEFAVTTGWKIAPGVTIELNRDAVIRVNSDGYLIAKGTNTEKITFTGADRTAAYWRGIICYSSDSKNAVENAEVNNAGSIAIVSGKKAAIAVYGTRATMSIKNTRISGSGGYGVFVSYGASANADLTTANTFESNAQTNVLIEK; encoded by the coding sequence ATGAAAACGAACCCATACGCTTTCTCGATCCTACCGTCCTCGTTTACCGCCCCGGCGATTAAACTCCTCTTTTTTGTGGCGGCCGCGGCGGCGCTGCTGACCGGCTGTAAAAAAGAAACCGAACCTGTAGAACCGGCCGGGGCCGTAACCGCCAATGCCGGTCCCGACCAGAACGTCCAGGTGGGCCAGACGGTTACCGTGGACGGGAGTGCCTCGGCCGACAGCAAAGGCAAGCCCCTGACGTACCAGTGGACCCTGATCCGGAAACCGGCAAAGAGCACTCTTACGCTTGCGGCCGCCAATGCCGTCAAGGCAACTTTCAGACCGGACGAAGTCGGTGAATATGAGCTTGAACTGGCCGTTTCGAGTGCTACCGGCAAAAGCAGCGACAAAGTCATCGTAACGGCTTCCGTTGCCGAACCGCTGGCGATCAATGCCAGCATTACCGTCAAAACGACGCTGGTTGACCGGGTCCTCAACCCCGAACTGCCTGATTACATTGTCACTAAGTCCATTGATGTAAACCATGAATTGACGATCAATCCGGGTGTGGTCATTGCCTTCGAACGGGATGTACGACTGAACATCAACGACAACGGCGGACTGGTCATTGCCAAAGGCGAGGCCGATAATAAGATTAAATTCGTCGGGGTGCAGAAAACCAAAGGCTACTGGGTGGGTATTGCCAACTATTCCGGAAGCAACGCCAACGTGTTCGAGCACACGGAGTTTATGCACACCGGTAGCCGCCCGATCTACAGCACCACCAAATCCGCCTTCTTCATGTCGGCCCGCTCTCAGGTTACTTTCAAGAATTGCCTTTTCTCCCAGAATGACGGCTACGGCCTGTTTGTCTACGAAGGAGGTATCCTGCGCGAGTTTTCGAAAAACGCCTTTACCAACCACACGGAAGCGGGTATTCTGCTGGACGCCGCCAACGTCGCCACGCTCGATGCTGCCTCTACCTTCACGGGCGGAAACGGTCGGAACGTCGTGGAAATCACCAACTCCGGCATTCTGAAAGGAACCAGCGAAATTGTGTGGGCCGGCTTTGCCGATAAAACGCCGTACCGCATCAACGGAGAATTTGCCGTCACGACGGGCTGGAAAATTGCCCCCGGTGTCACCATCGAACTCAACCGCGACGCCGTTATCCGGGTGAATTCGGATGGCTACCTGATCGCTAAGGGGACGAACACCGAGAAAATTACCTTTACCGGCGCCGACCGCACGGCAGCCTACTGGCGCGGCATCATCTGCTACTCATCGGACAGCAAAAATGCGGTGGAAAACGCCGAGGTGAACAACGCGGGCAGCATCGCCATCGTTTCGGGTAAGAAAGCCGCCATCGCTGTCTATGGCACCCGGGCCACCATGTCCATCAAAAACACCCGGATTTCGGGCAGCGGCGGCTACGGCGTGTTTGTCAGCTACGGAGCTTCGGCCAATGCCGACCTGACGACGGCCAACACGTTTGAAAGCAACGCCCAGACCAACGTGCTGATTGAGAAATAA
- the proS gene encoding proline--tRNA ligase: MAKAIPSRSENYSEWYNELVKRADLAENSAVRGCMVIKPYGFSIWEKMQRALDDMFKETGHSNAYFPLFIPKSYLSKEASHVEGFAKECAVVTHYRLKNAEDGSGVVVDPDAKLEEELIVRPTSETVIWSTYKNWIQSYRDLPLLINQWANVVRWEMRTRLFLRTAEFLWQEGHTAHATAQEAMDETRQMLDVYARFAEEWMAVPVIRGIKTPNERFAGADETFCIEAMMQDGKALQAGTSHFLGQNFAKAFDVTFLNKQNQLEHVWGTSWGVSTRLMGALIMAHSDDDGLVLPPKLAPIQVVIVPIFKNDEGLAQISEKVKPIIQELRKAGVSVKFDDSDANKPGWKFAEYELRGVPVRLAMGMRDLENNTVEVARRDLKTKETVSLDGIVAHIQNLLADIQQTIYQKALQFRQSNTFRVDTFDAFKEQIEKGGFISAHWDGTSETEEAIKEATKATIRCIPLEAEEEDGVCVYSGKPSKQRVIFARAY; the protein is encoded by the coding sequence ATGGCAAAAGCAATTCCTTCCCGCAGCGAGAACTACTCGGAGTGGTATAATGAACTGGTGAAAAGAGCGGATCTGGCCGAAAATTCCGCCGTGCGCGGCTGTATGGTTATTAAGCCGTACGGATTTTCCATCTGGGAGAAAATGCAGCGGGCGCTGGACGATATGTTCAAGGAAACCGGACACTCTAACGCGTATTTCCCGCTCTTCATCCCCAAATCCTACCTGAGCAAAGAAGCCTCCCACGTTGAAGGGTTTGCCAAAGAATGCGCCGTCGTGACGCACTACCGCCTCAAAAACGCCGAAGACGGTTCGGGGGTGGTCGTCGATCCGGACGCCAAACTGGAGGAAGAACTGATCGTGCGCCCCACCTCCGAGACGGTCATCTGGAGCACGTATAAAAACTGGATTCAGTCGTACCGCGACCTGCCCCTGCTCATTAACCAGTGGGCCAACGTCGTGCGGTGGGAAATGCGCACCCGCCTTTTTCTGCGGACGGCCGAATTCCTCTGGCAGGAAGGACATACCGCCCATGCGACCGCTCAGGAAGCCATGGACGAAACCCGGCAGATGCTCGACGTGTACGCCCGTTTTGCCGAAGAATGGATGGCCGTGCCGGTGATCCGGGGTATCAAGACGCCGAACGAGCGCTTCGCCGGTGCCGACGAAACGTTCTGTATCGAAGCCATGATGCAGGATGGCAAAGCGCTCCAGGCGGGCACGTCACACTTCCTCGGCCAGAACTTCGCCAAAGCGTTCGACGTGACGTTCCTGAACAAACAGAACCAGTTGGAACACGTCTGGGGAACGTCCTGGGGCGTATCGACCCGTCTGATGGGCGCGCTCATCATGGCGCACTCCGACGACGACGGCCTGGTGCTGCCTCCGAAACTGGCCCCGATTCAGGTGGTGATCGTGCCGATTTTCAAGAACGACGAAGGGCTGGCGCAGATTTCTGAAAAGGTAAAGCCCATCATTCAGGAACTGCGGAAAGCGGGTGTTTCGGTGAAGTTCGACGACAGTGATGCCAACAAGCCGGGCTGGAAATTTGCCGAGTACGAACTGCGCGGCGTTCCGGTCCGTCTGGCTATGGGCATGCGCGATCTGGAAAACAACACGGTGGAAGTTGCCCGCCGCGACCTGAAAACAAAGGAAACCGTATCGCTCGACGGCATCGTGGCGCATATCCAGAATCTGCTGGCCGATATTCAGCAAACGATTTACCAGAAAGCGCTTCAGTTTCGGCAGTCGAACACGTTCCGGGTGGATACGTTCGATGCGTTTAAGGAACAGATCGAAAAAGGCGGCTTTATTTCGGCGCACTGGGACGGCACTTCGGAAACCGAGGAAGCCATCAAGGAAGCCACCAAAGCCACCATTCGCTGCATCCCGCTCGAAGCGGAGGAAGAGGACGGCGTCTGCGTCTACAGCGGCAAACCGTCGAAGCAGCGGGTGATTTTTGCCCGGGCTTATTAA